From Rhodococcus sp. B7740, one genomic window encodes:
- a CDS encoding ABC transporter substrate-binding protein — translation MNKFRTTVVAVAATAVLVGLTACGGSSSSGSAPVEGDWDAVVAAAEEEGSVMLYSSQKPANLDALTAAFEAKYPKISMEYVRGTDSEINPRVETENRTGTGIADVHMTTDASWIRNAAESGKFSTELVGPDLDAAAFDPAKSVMNDRFFLTSAAVFGLGWNTAAVPDGVSAPEDLIDPKFQGKIGIVNPTGFASYVDLYKYYAKNFGEDYWNRIAELSPRVYPSALAVAQALTSGEVTVSPMVQPLVTEVAAGAPVDWALPDKPWGTPWYSEVLSASQHPNAAQVLANFMVTAEGQQALNGGYAAVLPDIEGAVARAQDIASPDIDELTPEKVDQYSQEWQTLFQG, via the coding sequence ATGAACAAGTTCAGGACGACGGTGGTTGCCGTGGCAGCGACGGCTGTGTTGGTGGGCCTCACGGCATGCGGGGGGTCGTCTTCCTCCGGGTCCGCTCCGGTCGAGGGCGACTGGGACGCAGTGGTCGCGGCCGCCGAGGAGGAGGGCAGCGTGATGCTCTACTCGAGCCAGAAACCGGCCAACCTCGATGCGCTGACGGCGGCCTTCGAGGCAAAGTATCCGAAAATCTCGATGGAGTACGTGCGCGGCACCGACTCCGAAATCAACCCTCGGGTCGAGACCGAGAACCGGACGGGAACCGGCATCGCCGATGTCCACATGACCACCGACGCGTCGTGGATTCGGAACGCCGCCGAGTCCGGGAAATTCTCGACCGAACTCGTGGGCCCCGATCTCGATGCGGCAGCGTTCGATCCGGCCAAGAGCGTGATGAACGATCGATTCTTCTTGACCAGTGCTGCGGTCTTCGGGCTGGGCTGGAACACTGCGGCCGTCCCGGACGGCGTCAGCGCACCCGAAGACCTGATCGACCCGAAGTTCCAGGGCAAGATCGGCATCGTGAACCCCACCGGATTCGCGTCGTACGTGGATCTGTACAAGTACTACGCCAAGAACTTCGGGGAGGACTACTGGAACCGGATCGCCGAACTCTCGCCGCGGGTGTACCCCAGCGCACTCGCAGTGGCGCAAGCTCTCACCTCCGGTGAGGTGACGGTCAGTCCCATGGTGCAGCCGCTCGTCACCGAGGTTGCCGCCGGGGCACCGGTCGATTGGGCTCTGCCCGACAAGCCGTGGGGAACACCGTGGTACTCGGAGGTTCTCAGCGCCTCGCAACACCCCAACGCAGCACAGGTGCTCGCGAACTTCATGGTGACGGCCGAGGGACAGCAGGCGTTGAACGGCGGATATGCAGCGGTCCTTCCCGACATCGAGGGAGCGGTCGCGCGAGCTCAGGACATCGCATCTCCCGACATCGACGAACTGACTCCCGAGAAGGTCGACCAGTACTCCCAGGAATGGCAGACCCTGTTCCAGGGCTGA
- a CDS encoding universal stress protein: MTSSVDNRRNLTVVGIDGSVSSRNALGWAAADAVGRNTTLLLVYAGVDRDIARAGAANAHSGTASGARARARSALAAARVVAMSVLGDDADVETVLEPGPPDEVLNEYADTARMLVLGSRRKGSVARAVHGSVSTDVVTHARCPVVVVPHGFTRATTVPDAAAAVVVGVNGSPKDDAVLAVAFDQAARLGVPLHAVHAYEATEPRAGFVRHIDLGPRIRRSSAPKRWIDRLVASWSEKYPDVVVTTHAAHDRPSHALLENAFDTQLVVVGACSRGATSPLFVGSTSRTVLRRAEVPVVFVPASAGQPG, from the coding sequence ATGACCAGCTCTGTCGACAATCGAAGGAATCTGACGGTCGTCGGTATCGACGGCTCTGTATCGTCGCGAAATGCTCTGGGATGGGCCGCAGCCGACGCGGTCGGTCGAAACACCACACTGCTCCTCGTCTATGCAGGCGTGGATCGAGACATCGCACGAGCCGGAGCAGCGAATGCACACAGCGGTACCGCGTCGGGTGCTCGCGCTCGCGCACGGTCCGCGTTGGCCGCCGCGCGAGTTGTCGCAATGTCCGTTCTGGGTGACGACGCAGACGTCGAGACAGTACTCGAACCCGGACCACCGGACGAGGTCCTGAACGAGTACGCCGACACTGCCCGGATGCTCGTCCTCGGGTCGCGTCGGAAGGGAAGCGTCGCACGCGCAGTACACGGTTCGGTCAGTACCGATGTCGTCACTCACGCCCGGTGCCCCGTTGTTGTCGTTCCGCACGGATTCACCCGAGCAACGACCGTGCCCGACGCTGCCGCAGCTGTGGTGGTGGGTGTGAACGGTTCCCCGAAGGACGACGCAGTCCTCGCCGTCGCTTTCGACCAGGCTGCACGACTCGGGGTCCCGCTGCACGCGGTGCACGCGTACGAGGCCACCGAACCACGCGCCGGGTTCGTCCGACACATCGATCTCGGTCCACGCATTCGGCGGAGTTCTGCCCCGAAGCGTTGGATCGATCGCCTCGTTGCCTCGTGGTCCGAGAAGTACCCCGACGTCGTGGTCACGACTCATGCGGCACACGACCGCCCGTCACACGCGTTGCTCGAGAACGCGTTCGATACACAGCTCGTCGTGGTGGGTGCATGCAGCCGCGGTGCGACCTCGCCGCTGTTCGTCGGATCGACCAGCCGTACGGTGCTTCGTCGCGCCGAAGTCCCGGTCGTCTTCGTGCCTGCGAGCGCCGGACAACCTGGATAG
- a CDS encoding MFS transporter, whose product MVALCLAALTLEGYDLLMYGTVVPSLLAYEPWDLDPATVGVLGSVVGVGMLAGALAAGSIADRWGRRRALIAAVALFSAAMGCCAIAPSPEIFGAARFVVGVGAGVLMPTAASMLIEFSRLDTRARTVALGFVGTSVGGIAAGILSLWLVPAFGFRAMFAAGMIPALLILPAMLRHLPESPAFLNSRGRTDAAQRISTHYGLEEASESAGGDPTSTDRGIGALFTANRARVTLSFWVMTLLCLLVLFGVATWLPAVMRSAGYPLGAALSFLLVLNVGGAVGALGGAHLADRYGIKPVTTLGFLCAAVSLALIATTPPIGIVYVLVLIAGMGTTGTQILLNTFIGGYYPVACRTTGLGVALAVGRLGAIVGPTYGGLFVAAGAGTSTQLLAFALPAIIGAAVTILIPAGRRDTSAADVSSTRSSDRSRPRS is encoded by the coding sequence GTGGTCGCACTTTGTCTGGCGGCGCTGACGCTGGAAGGGTACGACCTTCTGATGTACGGAACGGTGGTTCCGTCGCTCCTGGCGTACGAGCCGTGGGATTTGGATCCGGCGACCGTCGGGGTACTCGGATCCGTGGTGGGAGTCGGCATGCTCGCCGGGGCACTCGCCGCGGGCAGCATCGCGGATCGCTGGGGTAGGCGACGCGCCTTGATCGCCGCGGTCGCGTTGTTCTCGGCCGCAATGGGATGCTGTGCGATTGCACCCTCACCCGAGATCTTCGGAGCAGCGCGATTCGTCGTCGGCGTCGGAGCAGGAGTGCTGATGCCGACCGCTGCATCGATGCTGATCGAATTCTCCCGACTGGACACGAGAGCACGAACGGTCGCACTGGGATTCGTGGGCACCAGCGTCGGCGGTATCGCGGCGGGGATCCTGTCGCTCTGGCTCGTCCCGGCGTTCGGCTTCCGAGCGATGTTCGCAGCAGGGATGATCCCAGCGTTGTTGATTCTGCCGGCAATGCTCAGACATCTTCCCGAATCACCCGCGTTCCTCAACTCGCGGGGCAGGACGGATGCAGCACAGAGGATCTCGACCCATTACGGACTCGAGGAAGCATCGGAGAGTGCCGGTGGCGACCCGACATCGACGGATCGCGGAATCGGCGCGCTGTTCACCGCGAACCGTGCGCGAGTGACGTTGTCCTTCTGGGTGATGACCCTGCTGTGCCTTCTCGTGTTGTTCGGTGTCGCGACCTGGCTGCCCGCTGTCATGAGGTCGGCCGGATACCCACTCGGCGCCGCGCTGTCCTTCTTGCTGGTGCTCAATGTGGGCGGTGCAGTAGGTGCTCTCGGCGGTGCTCACCTGGCCGATCGCTACGGAATCAAACCGGTGACCACCCTTGGATTCCTTTGTGCAGCAGTATCGTTGGCCCTGATCGCGACCACTCCCCCGATCGGCATCGTGTACGTTCTGGTGCTGATCGCAGGAATGGGTACGACGGGGACGCAGATCCTGCTGAACACCTTCATCGGTGGCTACTACCCCGTGGCCTGCCGGACAACAGGATTGGGCGTCGCACTCGCGGTGGGGCGACTCGGCGCGATCGTCGGCCCCACCTACGGCGGACTGTTCGTCGCCGCCGGTGCAGGTACCAGCACTCAGCTGTTGGCATTCGCCCTGCCCGCAATCATCGGAGCCGCGGTTACGATTCTGATTCCGGCGGGCCGCCGTGACACTTCTGCCGCGGACGTCTCCTCCACCAGGTCGTCCGATCGGTCGCGTCCACGATCGTGA
- a CDS encoding Hsp20/alpha crystallin family protein, translated as MTVLANRTPLIPSWPALPDWSDLMARFEAMPPWSALEGHMIRVEETLEDDRYVLRAELPGIDPERDVDISVHDGKLFIKAERAEQKTEGTRSEFRYGSFHRTIDLPAGAKDDAIEATYDNGILTVDVTLAGSEPDTPVRHIEVRSNGVQPNGVGTN; from the coding sequence ATGACCGTTCTCGCCAACCGCACGCCACTGATTCCGTCGTGGCCGGCGCTACCGGACTGGTCGGACCTGATGGCACGATTCGAGGCCATGCCGCCGTGGAGTGCGCTGGAAGGTCACATGATTCGGGTCGAAGAAACCCTGGAGGACGATCGATACGTGCTCCGGGCGGAGCTGCCCGGTATCGATCCGGAACGGGACGTGGACATCAGCGTGCACGACGGCAAGCTCTTCATCAAAGCCGAACGTGCAGAGCAGAAGACGGAGGGCACGCGATCGGAGTTCCGCTACGGCAGCTTCCACCGCACGATCGATCTGCCTGCCGGAGCGAAGGACGACGCAATCGAAGCCACCTACGACAACGGGATTCTGACGGTCGATGTGACACTTGCCGGATCCGAGCCGGACACGCCTGTCCGCCACATCGAGGTCAGGAGCAACGGGGTCCAACCCAACGGGGTCGGAACCAACTGA
- a CDS encoding VOC family protein — MSDLPHKVRGVDHVAYPTFDPAATVEFYRDVLGFPVVHSICAAGWGPEKHPDFIHFFFDIGNDDRLAFFYYFGLEPFDGGPQGDAYSRFAEDVPIFFIRSRHLAIHVDSEEDLMEYRRRLDGSDWPVEMQIQHETIESIYTHDPNGYMIELTRAMRPVTPQEDLDANLTIDALIDVVRGPDPSMANLLTRKAELIVERAADWSAENEVGVS; from the coding sequence ATGTCCGACTTGCCACACAAGGTTCGGGGCGTCGACCACGTCGCCTATCCCACGTTCGATCCGGCAGCAACGGTCGAGTTCTACCGCGACGTGCTCGGGTTCCCCGTCGTCCATTCCATCTGCGCAGCGGGGTGGGGACCGGAGAAGCATCCGGACTTCATCCACTTCTTCTTCGACATCGGCAACGATGATCGCCTCGCATTCTTCTACTATTTCGGTCTCGAGCCGTTCGACGGTGGACCACAGGGTGACGCGTATTCACGCTTCGCCGAGGACGTACCGATCTTCTTCATCCGCTCGCGTCACCTGGCGATTCACGTCGACAGCGAAGAAGACCTGATGGAGTATCGACGACGGCTCGACGGCAGCGACTGGCCCGTGGAGATGCAGATTCAGCACGAGACGATCGAGTCCATCTACACCCACGATCCCAACGGCTACATGATCGAGCTCACCCGCGCGATGCGTCCGGTCACGCCACAGGAAGATCTCGACGCGAATCTGACGATCGACGCCCTGATCGACGTCGTTCGCGGACCCGACCCGAGTATGGCGAACCTGTTGACCCGCAAGGCCGAGTTGATCGTCGAGCGTGCGGCCGACTGGTCGGCCGAGAACGAGGTGGGGGTGTCGTGA
- a CDS encoding ABC transporter ATP-binding protein, with the protein MTSRFAVSGLTKTYGANVVVDSLDLEIEQGEFLVLLGPSGCGKTTTLRCLAGLETPQGGSISFAGRTVFDASSKVHVPAHKRNIGMVFQSYALWPHMTVAENIRYPLTVRKLKKAIADGAVETAANMVDCGALLDRYPSQLSGGQQQRVAVARGLVAQPDLVLFDEPLSNLDARLRDQVRSQIHQLHQQLGFTAVFVTHDQSEAFALGDRLAIMKAGKIEQYDEPEHVFENPTSEYVAAFIGMGNRLELHRGHDGWVTSGSDVIDLQTATIRERADEGTRAVARFRPDDVLLHDTAQQVPTGNIALHAELVTYEYGGRYFDVAVKTGDEQLTLRATATEHSAALRRSKPGQPVLVSFAPSCLRVFALPDTSSAASSELVGSAGKTA; encoded by the coding sequence ATGACCTCTCGATTCGCGGTCTCCGGACTGACGAAGACCTATGGTGCCAACGTCGTCGTCGACAGTCTCGACCTCGAGATCGAGCAGGGCGAATTTCTGGTCCTGCTCGGTCCGAGCGGTTGCGGCAAGACCACGACCTTGCGATGCCTCGCCGGGCTGGAGACCCCGCAGGGTGGTTCGATTTCGTTCGCGGGTCGGACGGTGTTCGACGCATCGTCGAAAGTCCATGTCCCCGCGCACAAGCGAAACATCGGCATGGTGTTTCAGTCGTATGCACTGTGGCCCCACATGACGGTCGCCGAGAACATCCGATACCCGCTGACGGTCCGCAAACTGAAGAAGGCGATTGCCGACGGCGCAGTCGAGACGGCCGCGAACATGGTCGATTGTGGCGCGTTGCTCGACCGGTACCCATCGCAGCTCAGCGGTGGCCAGCAGCAACGTGTCGCGGTGGCACGCGGGCTCGTGGCCCAACCGGATCTGGTGTTGTTCGACGAGCCGCTGAGCAATCTGGATGCACGCCTGAGGGATCAAGTTCGATCTCAGATTCACCAGTTGCACCAACAGCTCGGTTTCACCGCTGTGTTCGTCACTCACGATCAGTCGGAGGCGTTCGCTCTCGGCGACCGTCTCGCGATCATGAAGGCCGGAAAAATAGAGCAGTACGACGAGCCCGAGCACGTCTTCGAGAACCCGACATCGGAATACGTCGCCGCGTTCATCGGAATGGGTAACCGACTCGAACTCCACCGCGGCCACGACGGCTGGGTCACCAGCGGATCCGACGTCATCGACCTACAGACTGCAACGATACGAGAACGTGCCGACGAGGGCACTCGCGCGGTGGCCAGGTTCCGGCCGGACGACGTGCTGTTGCACGACACTGCCCAGCAGGTGCCGACCGGAAACATTGCCCTGCACGCAGAACTCGTGACGTACGAATACGGCGGTCGGTACTTCGACGTGGCGGTCAAGACCGGTGACGAGCAGTTGACGCTGCGAGCCACGGCAACCGAACACAGTGCGGCGCTGCGGCGTAGCAAGCCCGGACAGCCGGTACTCGTCAGCTTCGCGCCGTCGTGTCTGCGGGTGTTCGCGCTTCCCGACACGTCGTCGGCCGCGAGCTCCGAGCTCGTCGGTTCCGCGGGAAAGACCGCGTGA
- a CDS encoding SPW repeat protein encodes MSTTTSASMHAHPDIAALRDRYDAVFNRPVGQVTDGLLLLAGLYAASSAWILGVAPLSSTAADGRAAFAMTNLITGSAIAVLALALGAAYGRIHGVSFVVPLLGIWLIVSPWIIADLERTNGMIWSNVLVGIVVLGLGAVATAMGTGRFTGMHRSGR; translated from the coding sequence ATGTCCACAACGACCAGTGCGTCCATGCACGCACATCCCGACATCGCTGCACTGCGCGATCGCTACGACGCGGTGTTCAACAGGCCCGTGGGACAAGTGACAGATGGGCTGCTACTGCTGGCCGGTCTGTACGCGGCGAGCTCGGCCTGGATTCTCGGTGTCGCGCCGCTGTCGAGTACAGCCGCCGACGGCCGTGCCGCGTTCGCCATGACCAACCTGATCACCGGTTCTGCGATCGCAGTCCTCGCGCTTGCACTCGGAGCCGCGTACGGACGAATCCACGGGGTGTCCTTCGTGGTGCCGCTCCTGGGGATCTGGCTGATCGTGTCCCCGTGGATCATCGCTGATCTCGAGCGCACGAACGGCATGATCTGGTCCAACGTACTGGTCGGAATCGTCGTGCTCGGGCTCGGCGCAGTTGCAACGGCCATGGGCACAGGACGCTTCACGGGTATGCATCGCAGCGGACGGTAG
- a CDS encoding maleate cis-trans isomerase family protein — translation MNIHRVGLVVPSSNVTVETEMPALLARHRQARFSFHSSRMRMQAVSPEQLRAMNAQRERCILELGDAGIDAVLYACLVALMVAGPGEHQRVEGLVAEQLAAGGSDAAVRSSAGALVEGLRALDASNIVLVTPYMRPLAEKVVEYIEAEGIRVLDWRALEVSDNAEVGCIPGERVMDAARSLDLTGADALVISACVQMPSLPLVQAAEDEFGIPVLSAATAGAYSLLRALDLSVDLPDAGSLLRADAVVAS, via the coding sequence ATGAATATTCACCGTGTGGGCTTGGTCGTTCCGAGCTCCAACGTCACCGTGGAAACGGAGATGCCGGCCCTGTTGGCGCGACATCGACAGGCGCGGTTCTCGTTCCACTCCTCGCGGATGCGCATGCAGGCCGTGTCACCGGAGCAACTGCGAGCGATGAACGCCCAGCGAGAGCGGTGCATCCTCGAATTGGGTGATGCCGGGATCGACGCCGTTCTCTACGCCTGCCTCGTCGCCCTGATGGTCGCCGGGCCCGGGGAACACCAACGCGTCGAGGGGTTGGTGGCCGAGCAACTCGCCGCGGGCGGATCCGATGCAGCCGTCCGGTCGAGCGCGGGAGCCCTCGTGGAAGGTCTGCGCGCTCTGGACGCGAGCAACATCGTTCTCGTGACGCCGTACATGCGACCACTCGCGGAGAAGGTGGTCGAGTACATCGAGGCCGAAGGTATTCGCGTACTCGATTGGCGTGCCCTCGAAGTCTCCGACAACGCCGAAGTCGGCTGTATCCCTGGCGAACGAGTCATGGACGCGGCCAGATCGTTGGATCTCACCGGTGCCGACGCACTGGTGATCTCCGCGTGCGTACAGATGCCGTCCCTGCCTCTCGTCCAGGCTGCCGAGGACGAGTTCGGGATTCCCGTGCTCTCGGCCGCCACGGCAGGTGCCTACAGCCTGCTCCGTGCGCTCGACCTGTCCGTCGATCTACCGGATGCCGGCTCGTTGCTCCGCGCGGACGCCGTCGTCGCGTCGTAG